ACCGGCTGGGCGGCGTTGCTGGCGCCGCGATCGGGATCAAGGGCCGCTTTGCACGGTGAGTCGTCGTCGCCGGTCAGGCCCAGAATCGGCATCAACGCCTTGACCGGCGCCAGGATCGAGGAGAGCAGGCTGCCGCCAACGCCGGTTGCCACGTCAAGTGGGCCGACGGAGAGTTTGGGGTCGTCGATCGGCCCGGTTATCTTCACCGCTGAAGCCAGACTCAAAAGCGTCGCGTCCTTCGGCGTCGGCGCCAGGCGCAGGTTGAACGTCTCCTCCAACATGTTGATGTAACCGCTGCCGGCGACCGTCATGGTCGAGGTGTCAAGCAGGGTGACTTCGCTCGTCGCCTTGCCGTCGGCGAGATCGTAGCGCAGCACAAGGCACTCAACGACGCTTGGATCTTTCTTGTTGCGCCATGGCGCCAAGAGATTGACGAAACTGTCGGCCTTGCGCAGCACGTCGCTGCCGACATAACCATTCTGCAACACGATGTCTGCGTGGCCGGTGACGTCTTTCAGCGTCTCGTTGACATTGGCGATATCGCTATCGGCTTCGATATCAATGTTCAGCGGCCCGCGAACGTCACCCGGCAAATCAAACATGGTCGAGATATCGGTGGTCGATGCGTCGGCCAGTTTTAGGGTGCCGTTGATCGGTGGGTTTTCAATGCTGTGCGCAATCTTGAAATCCGTTGTCAGCTTGCCGGACGCGAACAACGCGGTCAGGCCATAGACGCCGACTTCCCGGTCGTCGGTACGGACGCGCAAGTGCGCGTTCTGAAACTCCAGGTCGTCGATGGTGACCTTCGTACTCTGTAGGGTGATGTCCAGGTCGATCCCGGGATCGGGGATGATCAGAGGTTCGTCCTCGGCCAGGTCGTCGGCGGCCATGGTATCGGCGATGTCAGCCACATCGAGCTCATTGGTCGACAGGTTGCCGGCGAAGGCTGTTCGCTCGCCGCTGTCGTCGATGTCCAGGGAGCCGGTCAGGGTGTGATTGTCGATCTGGGCTTTCAGGCTGCTCAAGGTGTAATGGTCGCCGTCCTTCTCGATCAGGTTGGACGACATTGTGAAGGGCAGGGCAGGCAGGTCGATGTCGTAGAGGTTGCCGATCGCCTGCAGATTGTCTGTTGTCGCCTGCAGCGGCATCGGCTGGCCCAGGGGATCGTCCAGATTGGCAATCGTCGCGCCGAACGTGGCATTCGCCGAACCGGATGCGGCGATGCCGTCGGTAATCACAAACTTCCCGTCGGTATCGGTTCCGGTCAGCGACATGGTGAAGGCGGCTGCGGGCAACTCGATGTCGAGCCAGTCGCCAAGGCGCGACATATCGGGGCCGGCAAGCGACAGTTTAATCGACTGCGGCGGTATGCCGTCCCACGTCGCGTCGGTGACGTCGAATGAGATGTCGGTTTCGCCCAGCTTGCCACTGCCCTTCGCCTGAAGCTTGTCGGTCACGCTGAACTCGGCTTCCATCGTGTAACTCTCCGACGGCAGATCGACCGTCGCGAGCTTCGCAATCCATGCGGGGTCGTCGCCGGATACTGAAACCTTGCCGGAAACCGAAGGCGGCGACACGTCGGTTCCGACCGTCACGTCGAGCTTGACTGTCGTGTCGGTCAGCGTCGCATCGCCCTTGGCGACAATCTGATCGCCCGTGACACTGGCATTGCCGGTGAAATGAAGCGGCTGTGCCGGTAACGGCACGCCGGCCAGTGGCGACAACGATGAGATGTCATCGCTGTCAATCGTGATATCGGCCGAGCCAGCGGCGTTACCGTCATCGTCCAGACCGACGTCTCCGTCGATGGTCACCGTTAGCCCCAGGGCGACGACGTTGCCTTTGACCGGCGTATCGAGGTCCGGGTCGACCACCGCCTCTAGGCTCGGCAAGTTGAGGTCGATCGAAACCGGCGTATCGTCGATCTGGCCTGTCGTGGTGATGTCCAGATTGTTCGACGATGACGCCAGATGCACATCGTCGAACCAGCCCGACAAACTATCGCCTGCGGCCCTGTCGTCGAATGTGACGTTCAGTCGTTTGATGCTGAGATCGTCCGGCAGCGTGATTGACATGCCGCCGCCGCCACTGTCGCTGGCCGTTTCCAGGTTCCAGTTGGCCTCGCCATCACTCGACATCTCAAGATTGGCGTCGACCTGTTCGGCATCCAGTTTGTCGAAGACAACGTTGCCGGTGAACAGGGGAAACAACTGAACCGTCGCGTCGAGTTTGCTGATGACAAGCATGTCTTCCGCACTGGCCCACGTCGCGTTCTTCAGTTTGACGTCGGTGGCGGTGATCTCCGGCGTCAGCGAAATCGAGACGCTGAGGGTGCCGTCGATATCCAGGCGCCGGCCTAGGCTCTCCTCCAACCGGTCGGCCAGGATCTGGTCGAACATGTCCTTGTCAAATTGACTGACAGCCACCACCAGTCCGACGAGTACGGCGATAACGACCAGTCCGGTCAGCTTAAGCAGGCGCCGCCGCCATGATTTGCGGCGTTGACGACGTTTAACCATGATCGCACTGTAGACTGAATTTCCGGCGCGGTAACCCGTCACAACCATGGAGCGCGCCGGCTTGGTAGGATGGGTCGCTGATGGTTTGGAGGCGAAGTTAGGTCACGTGTCTAAATCTGATGAGCCTCTGAGCGAGGCCACATTGTCTCTTTATCTGCGACAGTTGGTCCAAGACGAGATCGACCGATCGTTCAAGCTCGGGCTGTCGGCGCCCAAAAACGGCCGCCACCGGGCTGATCACCCTAAGTCCGACCCACAGCCGGCACTTGGTCCGGCACGGCGTGGCAACGGGGGGCTATGACCACCCTAAGCGTGGGGTATGGCGAAGCCGCGTGACCGGCTATACCAAGTCGCGATGGCGTGCGTGACATCCTACCGACACTGTTTGACGTGCTTGATCGCGGTGCTTTTGCTTGTTTCGTCCATGGCCTGGGCCGATGAGCAAGAGCCCGTTGATCAGCCTGAGACGGAAGAGGAAGGGCCGCACGTCGACTACGACGTTATCCTGAACATCCCCAACATTGAGGGCCTGCGCGGCCAGATCGAGGAAAGCTCACAACTGATGAGCCTTTCCGATGACCCGCCGGCCAGCCTGAGTGGCCTCAGGCGGCGTGTCGACGCGGATGTCGAGCGATTCGACGCGGTCATGCGCTCACGCGGCTATTACGACAGCGACATCATTTCGCGGATCGACACGGAAACGGAACCGGTGACGGTCGAGATTTCGGTGACGACCGGCGAGCAGTACCTGATCGCCGCTTACGACATCGCCTATTTCGGCGGAGCCCCGGCGCACGAGGCAGCGCGCGTCGACCTTGATGATATCGACATCACACTGGGCGAGTCGGCGATGGCGGAGGCCGTGGTCGGCGCGGAGTCCCGGGCGGTCCGGCATCTGCGCAACAACGGCTATCCGTTTGCCGCGGCGGACGATCGGCTGGTTCTCGCCGATCATGCCGACAAGACGATCTGGGTTCAGGTGACGATCACGCCCGGTCCCTTCGTACGCTATGGGCCGACGTCGCTATCGGGCCTTGACCGCACCGAATCCAACTACTTTTTGCGCCGTGTGCCCTGGCAGGAAGGTGAGATCTACGATCAGTCGGTGGTCGACCAGTACCGCCAGGACCTCGTCGACACCGGTCTCTTCAGCCAGGTCACGGTCAAACCGGACGAGGACACGGACGAGGAGACCCGCACGGTCGAAGTCACCATAGAGGAGGGGCCGCCGCGCACCGTCCGCGCAGGTATTTCCTACTCGACCGAAGACGGTGTGGAGGTCCGTTTCGGATGGCAACACCGCAACATCTTGGGTGAGGCGGAATTGCTGGATCTTTCGACCACGCTTGGTCTGATCCGCCAACGACTGGATGCGACCTATCGCCAGCCCGGTTTCCGGCGTCTGGAACAGGATCTCGTCGTGACTGGCGCCGTGCTCAACGAGGAACTGGAGGCGTTCCGGCAGACCGGTGCGACTGGCTCGGTCGCCATCGAGTGGCCGGTCAGCGAGTACTGGACGGGTTCCATGGGTATCGCCGCGGAGTTCCTGGAGATCAATGAGGAGCAGATTGGCGAGGAGGACCAGACGGTCTTTCTGGTCGGGTTTCCGGTCTCCTACAGCTACGACGACACCGACGATCTGCTGAACCCGACCGAGGGGTTTCGTCTGAACCTGGCGACAACACCATGGACTGGGCGGATCGGGCCGGTCTTCAACGTCGTTTCATCGGCCGTCGGCGCGGTCGAGACGGACAGCAGCGCCGCCGTATCGTTCCTGTCGTCGGAGATTTCTGGTTCAACGTACTATCCGCTCGACGAGTATGACGACTACATCATCGCCGTCAGGGGACGCGTGGCGTCGGTCGGTGGCGAGCCGACTCAGACCTTGCCGGCGAACAAGCGGCTCTATGCCGGTGGCGCCGGTTCGGTGCGCGGGTATGAGTTCCAAAAGGTCGGTCCGTTGGATGCGGAGAACAATCCGGTCGGCGGACGCTCGTTGATCACCGTCGGCGCAGAGCTCCGCGTACGCTTCCTCGACGACTTCGGCGTTGTCCCGTTCATCGACGGCGGCAGCGTCTACGATTCGACAATCCCCGATTTCGAGGAGGAGTTTTTCTGGGGCGCCGGTCTGGGCGTGCGCTACTACACGGATTTTGGGCCGCTAAGGCTGGACGTCGCGGTGCCATTGGATCGCCGCAAGGATATCGATGATCCCTTTCAGTTTTACATCAGCCTGGGTCAGGCGTTTTGAAACGGCGCATCCTCATCATCACCGTGGCGGTCGTTGGACCGCTTGTCGTCCTGGCGCTGGCCGTTGTCGTCGGCGGTCTGATCTATATCGACTCCAACAGTGGCCGTGCGTGGTTGGCCCGAACGATCGAAGACGCGGCACGCGACCCCGGCGTCATGGAGGTCGAAATCGGCTCGATTGCCCCGGGGCTACCGGGCACGATCGCCATCGATCAGGTTGTCGTGTTGGACGGCGAGGGGCCTTGGTTGACCTTGGAGAACGTCGCGGTCGCCTGGGACCCTTGGGCGCTGCTCACACGCAATCTGACCATAGACTCCTTCGAGGTCGGCGAGGTCGTTGTCAGTCGTCCCCCCGCTGCCGTAGGAACCGAGGACGATGTCTCTTCCGATGATGACGCCACGGCAATCCCGGAACTGCCGGTCGGAGTGACGGTCGACGAGATTTCCGTGGCGCGCGTCGATCTGGACGAAGCGCTGTTTGGTGTTGCGGCGACCCTGAAGGTCGAAGGCATGGCAAGCGCCTCGCGCGCAGGCGAGGTCACGCTCGACCTTGGCGTCTTCCGTACCGACGGTGTCGGCGGGGCCGTGCAGACCAAGGCGGATGTCGATTTGGCCGCTAACCGGTTGTCACTGTGGGCCAACGTCTATGAGCCCGCCGGTGGCGTCATCGTGCACATGCTGGATCTGGAGGGTGCGCCGCCATTCGACCTGACGCTGGAGGGTGACGGCCCGGCGAGTGATTGGTCGGGTACGCTTAACGCGAACGCCGGTGACGATCTTGCCGTTGATGTCGGCCTGCGGGTTCAAGCTGGTGACACGCTGATGGTGGCGCTCGACGGCGACGCAAGCCTGAACCCCCTGATGCCGGCTGAGCTTCAGCCGTTGATCGGCGCGCCGGTAACCCTTGATACCGCCCTGGTGATCGATGGCGATCTCTACCGTGTCGAACGCCTGATGGTAGAGGCGCGTGCCCTCGCGATTTCGGCGACAGGCCAGGCAGACCTGGCGGCGAACACGGTCGACCTCGCGGCAACGCTGGAGGGCCGCGACAATGCACCGATCGAGGCTCTGGCCGACCCGGTAAGTTTGGGCGCCTGGCAAATCAATCTGACCGCCATGGGCGATCTCGCCGCGCCAGATGTGACCGTGGCGGGTTCGGTCGATGGGCTGGACGTTCCCGATGCGCTCGCCGGGGATGTCACGCTTACAGCCACGCTGTCACCAGACGGCGCTCAGGGCTGGGAGGGCGAGGGGCAGATCGTCGTCGACAGCCTGGTCGCCGGCGAGCCCGCCGTCGGCACGTTGCTGGAGGAGAAGGCCCAGATCGACTTCGCCGTCGGCATCGACGGTGACTTCGCCGAATTCTCTGTCGCAACCCTAGAGGTCACGGGCGCCAATTTGAATGTCGCCGCCCAAGGCATCATCGATCTCAACGACCTGTCGGGCGAGGTCGATGCCGATATCGACGTTGCCGACCTTTCAGGCTTCAGCGACATGGCCGGCTTGCCGCTCAGCGGCGGCCTGACGGTACAGAGCAATCTGACGTTGGCGCCCGATCTTTCGCTCGTCTCCGGCCCTGTCGCGATCGACGGCATGGGGCTTGAGGTCGCCATGAACAGTGTCTCGCCCTTCATTGGCGACAGCCTGTCCGTGACGACGGAATTGGAGAGCGATCTTGCGACCTACGCGGTTCTCGACGCTCTCACCGCAACCACCCAGTCCGTCAATGTTGCCGGACGGATCGACCTGATCGATGGTTTCGCGGTCCTGGACGGCAACCTGGCGGGCGACCTCACGGTCACACCGGCCGTTGCCGGGATGCTGGGTGCCGATGCCGGCGGCAGCGCCTCGTTTCAGGCTCAGCTGACCGGGTCCGTCGAAGACCCCGTGATTCGCGCGGAGGCGGTACTCAACGGGGTCAGCATGGCCGGCGTCTCGGCCGATGGCGTCACCGCCGCCGCTGAAGTCGGCGACCTTTCTGGCGCGCCGAGCGGCAAGGCTCTGATCACCATGCCGCCTCAATCGGGGTCTTTGAAGATCGCGCTGTCCTTTGTCGAAGAGGGCGAGGATATCAACCTGCCGGTGATCGCGCTGAACGGCCCCGGTCTTGTTGGCAACGGCTCGCTTCGGGTCGATGGTGCCGGTGTTGTCTCCGGTGTCATCCAGACGAGCGATGCCGATATCGGACCGCTCGCCGGTCTGGCCGGCATGGAAGGCGCCGGGAGCTTGTCGTTTCGGATCGATGCCCGGGTCGGTGCCAATGGCGGACAGGATGCCCAGATTGCCCTGAGCGCCGGCAATCTAACCCTGGCGCTCGCCGATGGCGGCCTTCTGACGCTGGGCGACATACGCGTCAACGCCGACCTCAGCGATCTGGAGGGCGAGCCAGGTGGTGTCGCCGACATTTCGTTGAGCCAGGCCGCGTTCGATGCCTACACGTTGGACGGGGCGGTCGTGCGCGCCGAACTGGCCGGCGACCTTGCAACGGTCGACGCGCAGGCCAGCGGCAATGCCGGCGTGCCGGTCAGCGTCGACACGGCGTTTCAGGCTGACTTGGCCAGCGAAGAACTTGAGCTTTTGTTCGACCGTCTGTCCGGCAGTGTGAGCGAGCAGGACTTCGCGCAGAACGGTCCGCTTCGCCTGCAACTTGGCGACGGCACCGTGGTCGTCGAGAACATCGTGCTGGAGATGGGCGGCGGCACCGTGTCGGGCGATTTCGTGCGCACGGCCCAATCGCTTGAGGCGGGCCTGGAGATCGAAAGTCTGCCGTTCGAGCTGATCAGGATCGTTGCGCCCCGATCGCGCGCGACCGGTCTGATCGAGGGCACGGCCCAGATGACGACCCGCAACAACGTTGTGGTCGGGTCTGTCGCGCTGGCGGTCAACGACCTCGATCTTTCCGAACGCACCGGCGAGGAAACGATGGTCGCGGACATTCGGTTCAACGCCGAACTGGACGAGAACCAGATGACGGCCGATCTGGAGGTCTCGGGTCTGCCTGGAAGCCAGCTCTCCGGTCAGGCACGGATTGGCGCCGCGTTGAACGCCACCACGTTGGAAGTGGCGAACGCGATGTCGGCGCCGCTGGACGCGGCCGTCGACGTCAACATCAAGCTGGCGGAGATATGGGAAACCCTGCCTGCGAGCGACCAGCGGATGTCGGGCAACCTGGTCGCCGCGCTGACCGCGCAGGGTGTCGTCGGCAATCCGGATGTCGCCGGTCAACTGACCTTGCGCGACGGCACCTACGAACACCTTGTCTACGGTACCCTGATTGACCAGATCGCCCTGACAGTCACCGGCGACAGCACCGAGAGCCTGGCCATCACCCTTCAGGCCAGGGATGGCGCCGATGGCCGCATCGAGGCCAATGGTGACGTGAACCTGGCCGGCGAGGTGGACATTCAAGCGGCCCTGTCACTCAGCAGCGCCACACTCGTTCGCCGTGACGACGTCATGGCGACCGCCAGCGGCAACATCACCTATGCCGGCACGCCGTTGCGCGGTGCCATCCAGGGGGCGATTACAACGGACGTCGTTGAAATCAATCTGGTCAACTCGCTACCGCCGTCGGTCGTGGTGCTGGATGTCCAGGACGTCTATGGCGGCCGCGGCAACGGCACGTCGGCCGACGGATCCGGCCTGTGGCTCGCCGATCTTGATGTCACGATCGACATTCCCCGCCGTTTCTTCGTTCGCGGCCGTGGCGTTGAGACCGAATGGTTCGGCAACATCGCCATAACCGGCACCACTGACGAACCGGTCGTGAACGGCAAGATCGAGGTGCAGCGCGGCCAAGTCCTACTCGTCGGCCGGCCGTTCGAGATTACCCGCGGCATCGTGGAGCTGGATCCCGAGCAGATCGATAACCCGATTCTGGACGTTTCGGCGCAAAGCAGCCGCGAGGAGGTGACCGGGATCATCACGATCAGTGGCCGCGCGCTTGATCCCGAGATCGAAATCACCTCGAACCCGCCTTTGCCCCAGGCCGAGGTCCTGCCGCGCGTCCTCTTTGGCAAGAGTTCGTCCAATCTCTCGGCGTTCGAGGCCTTCGAGGTGGCCTCGGCCGTCGCCGAACTGAGCGGCGTAACCGGCGGTTCGGGCATTTTGGACCAGACCCGTCAGACGCTTGGGATCGACGTGCTGCGCGTCTCGTCCGACGATGAGGGTGATACCCGTGTCGGTGCCGGCAGCTACGTTACCGAAGACGTCTATGTCGGCGTCGAGCAGGGCACCCAGACCGGGTCCGGCGCCGTCACCGTGGAGGTCGAACTGACCGACAGCCTGTCCGTTGAGACCTCGACAGGGACCGATGCCAGCGCCAATGTGG
This window of the Pseudomonadota bacterium genome carries:
- a CDS encoding translocation/assembly module TamB domain-containing protein yields the protein MKRRILIITVAVVGPLVVLALAVVVGGLIYIDSNSGRAWLARTIEDAARDPGVMEVEIGSIAPGLPGTIAIDQVVVLDGEGPWLTLENVAVAWDPWALLTRNLTIDSFEVGEVVVSRPPAAVGTEDDVSSDDDATAIPELPVGVTVDEISVARVDLDEALFGVAATLKVEGMASASRAGEVTLDLGVFRTDGVGGAVQTKADVDLAANRLSLWANVYEPAGGVIVHMLDLEGAPPFDLTLEGDGPASDWSGTLNANAGDDLAVDVGLRVQAGDTLMVALDGDASLNPLMPAELQPLIGAPVTLDTALVIDGDLYRVERLMVEARALAISATGQADLAANTVDLAATLEGRDNAPIEALADPVSLGAWQINLTAMGDLAAPDVTVAGSVDGLDVPDALAGDVTLTATLSPDGAQGWEGEGQIVVDSLVAGEPAVGTLLEEKAQIDFAVGIDGDFAEFSVATLEVTGANLNVAAQGIIDLNDLSGEVDADIDVADLSGFSDMAGLPLSGGLTVQSNLTLAPDLSLVSGPVAIDGMGLEVAMNSVSPFIGDSLSVTTELESDLATYAVLDALTATTQSVNVAGRIDLIDGFAVLDGNLAGDLTVTPAVAGMLGADAGGSASFQAQLTGSVEDPVIRAEAVLNGVSMAGVSADGVTAAAEVGDLSGAPSGKALITMPPQSGSLKIALSFVEEGEDINLPVIALNGPGLVGNGSLRVDGAGVVSGVIQTSDADIGPLAGLAGMEGAGSLSFRIDARVGANGGQDAQIALSAGNLTLALADGGLLTLGDIRVNADLSDLEGEPGGVADISLSQAAFDAYTLDGAVVRAELAGDLATVDAQASGNAGVPVSVDTAFQADLASEELELLFDRLSGSVSEQDFAQNGPLRLQLGDGTVVVENIVLEMGGGTVSGDFVRTAQSLEAGLEIESLPFELIRIVAPRSRATGLIEGTAQMTTRNNVVVGSVALAVNDLDLSERTGEETMVADIRFNAELDENQMTADLEVSGLPGSQLSGQARIGAALNATTLEVANAMSAPLDAAVDVNIKLAEIWETLPASDQRMSGNLVAALTAQGVVGNPDVAGQLTLRDGTYEHLVYGTLIDQIALTVTGDSTESLAITLQARDGADGRIEANGDVNLAGEVDIQAALSLSSATLVRRDDVMATASGNITYAGTPLRGAIQGAITTDVVEINLVNSLPPSVVVLDVQDVYGGRGNGTSADGSGLWLADLDVTIDIPRRFFVRGRGVETEWFGNIAITGTTDEPVVNGKIEVQRGQVLLVGRPFEITRGIVELDPEQIDNPILDVSAQSSREEVTGIITISGRALDPEIEITSNPPLPQAEVLPRVLFGKSSSNLSAFEAFEVASAVAELSGVTGGSGILDQTRQTLGIDVLRVSSDDEGDTRVGAGSYVTEDVYVGVEQGTQTGSGAVTVEVELTDSLSVETSTGTDASANVGVNWRWDY
- a CDS encoding AsmA family protein; translated protein: MVKRRQRRKSWRRRLLKLTGLVVIAVLVGLVVAVSQFDKDMFDQILADRLEESLGRRLDIDGTLSVSISLTPEITATDVKLKNATWASAEDMLVISKLDATVQLFPLFTGNVVFDKLDAEQVDANLEMSSDGEANWNLETASDSGGGGMSITLPDDLSIKRLNVTFDDRAAGDSLSGWFDDVHLASSSNNLDITTTGQIDDTPVSIDLNLPSLEAVVDPDLDTPVKGNVVALGLTVTIDGDVGLDDDGNAAGSADITIDSDDISSLSPLAGVPLPAQPLHFTGNASVTGDQIVAKGDATLTDTTVKLDVTVGTDVSPPSVSGKVSVSGDDPAWIAKLATVDLPSESYTMEAEFSVTDKLQAKGSGKLGETDISFDVTDATWDGIPPQSIKLSLAGPDMSRLGDWLDIELPAAAFTMSLTGTDTDGKFVITDGIAASGSANATFGATIANLDDPLGQPMPLQATTDNLQAIGNLYDIDLPALPFTMSSNLIEKDGDHYTLSSLKAQIDNHTLTGSLDIDDSGERTAFAGNLSTNELDVADIADTMAADDLAEDEPLIIPDPGIDLDITLQSTKVTIDDLEFQNAHLRVRTDDREVGVYGLTALFASGKLTTDFKIAHSIENPPINGTLKLADASTTDISTMFDLPGDVRGPLNIDIEADSDIANVNETLKDVTGHADIVLQNGYVGSDVLRKADSFVNLLAPWRNKKDPSVVECLVLRYDLADGKATSEVTLLDTSTMTVAGSGYINMLEETFNLRLAPTPKDATLLSLASAVKITGPIDDPKLSVGPLDVATGVGGSLLSSILAPVKALMPILGLTGDDDSPCKAALDPDRGASNAAQPVASNCARPQPWTDNGHVRFGRHVQHAVTCPAAS
- a CDS encoding autotransporter assembly complex family protein; this encodes MAWADEQEPVDQPETEEEGPHVDYDVILNIPNIEGLRGQIEESSQLMSLSDDPPASLSGLRRRVDADVERFDAVMRSRGYYDSDIISRIDTETEPVTVEISVTTGEQYLIAAYDIAYFGGAPAHEAARVDLDDIDITLGESAMAEAVVGAESRAVRHLRNNGYPFAAADDRLVLADHADKTIWVQVTITPGPFVRYGPTSLSGLDRTESNYFLRRVPWQEGEIYDQSVVDQYRQDLVDTGLFSQVTVKPDEDTDEETRTVEVTIEEGPPRTVRAGISYSTEDGVEVRFGWQHRNILGEAELLDLSTTLGLIRQRLDATYRQPGFRRLEQDLVVTGAVLNEELEAFRQTGATGSVAIEWPVSEYWTGSMGIAAEFLEINEEQIGEEDQTVFLVGFPVSYSYDDTDDLLNPTEGFRLNLATTPWTGRIGPVFNVVSSAVGAVETDSSAAVSFLSSEISGSTYYPLDEYDDYIIAVRGRVASVGGEPTQTLPANKRLYAGGAGSVRGYEFQKVGPLDAENNPVGGRSLITVGAELRVRFLDDFGVVPFIDGGSVYDSTIPDFEEEFFWGAGLGVRYYTDFGPLRLDVAVPLDRRKDIDDPFQFYISLGQAF